In Oreochromis niloticus isolate F11D_XX linkage group LG12, O_niloticus_UMD_NMBU, whole genome shotgun sequence, the DNA window TGAAAAATATAAGCTTAACAACCTGTTTCTAATAAGGAAGCAAGATAAgactgggggaaaaaaggctatggtatttatttaaaaaccaaGCAGGGAAGCTGACTCTTTCAGAAGTTAAACTGGAGAGGGGatctctcctctctcttctaTAACAAGTTACAAAAAGTTGGCACCTTTAAAAAGAATGAGGACCTGTGACCAGAGCAGTACATTTTTGGATACTTTAAGAAGGTGCAGTTCATGCTTAGCACATATTTCAAAATCAAGTATCCGTGATGGTATCCAGGCATTGATTACCTGCAAAGGCATCACTAATGTGTAACAATATCTACTAGGTTTGGAACAATAGAGACATCGTCTTTTTCAAGAAAGATCATATTTACATAAGAAAGAACACATTTGCATCATGAAATTAGAAATATAACaatgtagaacataaaatcGTCATTTGAATTTAGTACCAAATCACAAAAGTGAGTGCTTTAAGTTGTAAGGCAATGACCCTACAGTATTAgagagaaaaccacaacaatcagATGATACCGTATGGGCAAACcacttggtgatggtgggaaggaaaaccccccttttaacaggaagaagcctccagGGAGGGACAGACATCTGCCACAACGGTTGGGAGGTGAAACTCCTGAGCAGGTTATCTTGCTCTTTCAAATATATAAGCTATGTTCTGATCTTTGATAGGATTAGAACACAGCACAGACCCTTCAGTTTTCAAATGCATACAGGGTTGTAAACACAGTGGCAAAAATGTTCCTAATCACACTTTTATGAAATATGTCAAAGTCAAAACAACCATGTGTTTTTCAATAAAACATTCTCTGTTGCTTGAAGCATTCAACCACAACACGTGATTTTAGCAGCCTGTTGactttgtttcttgtttccaaGAATTTTTATGTTGTTGCCTAACCTGTTAGATGCAGTTTCCAAGAATCAACTTTGTGTGATCACAGCACTAGAACAGCTACTAAACAGACTCCAATATGAACGTCAGAGGCCATTTCTTCACCATTATAGATGAACCCTTAGCCTAAGTTAGACATAATGTTTTTACATCTAATGTAAAAAGATTAAATGTATACAGATATCCTATTTAATCACAGTAACATCTCTTTCACTTTCAGACTATTTTTGGCAGTGTCCACTTTGATGCTGCTCACCCAGAGAATCACCTCTGTGTCTTTGGACCTTCAAGAAAAACGAGGCGTACTGACACCATCCAAAAGGCAGGCTTGTGTCACGCTTCTCCCTCTTATCAGCTACATCCTCAATTTTACCACACTGCTTGGTGGTCCTTTGGGTTCCTATGGACAATTCATTACTCTAATGGAGGGGATCAACCTCACCTCGCCACCCAGGCCACTAGGTGTAGTTTTCCTAAAGCTGATGCAAGTGTTAATGCTAGAGTGGGTTAGATTTTATCTTGTCTATTTTCTAAAATATCTTATCCATGATTTCAACCCTGGCATCCTCTATGGCATCCTGTCGACCTGGTGTCTTGGACTGGTTTTAAGAATACAGTATTACTCTCACTGGAAGATCAGCGAATGCCTCAATAACGCAGCAGGGTTTGGCTTTTGGGAAGATTCATCTGGGGACTATTTCTCCAAATGGAGCGGACTATCCGATGGGGACTTCTGGACCACTGAGGCGTCAATATGCATGTCACAGTTTACTCGTCGCTGGAACGCCACGACAGCTTCATGGCTGCGTAGACTAGTTTATGCAAGGCACAAACACTTCCCACTATTCATGTGCTTTGGTTTTTCACTGTGGTGGCATGGTTTACACTTAGGACACTTTGTGGGGTTTTTCACCTGGGCAGCAACAGTGAAAGCAGACCATCATATTCACAGGAACCTTTTCCCAAATATTACACCGACACAGAGAAAAATCTACACTTTTGTAAACTGGATAAACACTCAGATGGTTGTTACTTGCATTGTTATAGCGGTAGAATTTAGAAATTTGTCTGGTTTGAATCttttatccaaaacatacatAGGTCTTTTTCCACTTGTTAATATAATCCTGctctttatcattttaaacCTCAATTCACTAGAACAGTAGTCTATATTATTAAAGTAAAAAGAATGTTGACTTTGGCTTCAGGAACATAACATATAACTGGGCTTAGATTATAACACTATTTCTACATTTCAGATGCAATTATAAAACACTAATTACACCCCTACATGCTGTTAATCAAAAAGCAAAAGCACGTGTGATCACCTCTATAAAAGCGTTTTTTTCAGCGGTTTCTGGGTTGGAGCATTCAGATGTAATATgggctacatctcagactctcaTGGCAGTACAATTTGACTGAACAGTTGTGGCTTGTTTGCCAGGAGAAAAATTTCTTCTTTCTAAAAAGAAAGCAGCAGTTTAGGTTTGCCAAGTTTCAACTGAATGacacataagaaaaaaaaacccaacatggCCAAAATGCACAGACCTACGTttgacaaaaaccaaaacacaggaTGCCCAGGACCTGGACACCTTACATTCACTGAGTCGACCTTCAGCtcttctgtataccaaagtattttagagtgaaatgtgaggccatctgtctgacagctagtTTTGCCAAAACTGGGTCgtacaacaggacaatgatcccaagcaaaCCTggaaatctacaacagaatggctaaaaaaagaaacacatcaaAGTGTTGCAATGGACCGATTAAAGTCCAGTCCTCAACCTGATTGAATTGCTTTGGTAGGACCTTAAGAAACTTCCAcataaacaaatgcctgcaAATATCGAGctgaagcaacactgtaaagaagagtgggccgaAATTCCTCAACAACAATGTAAGAAACTGATAAACTGATAGTGTGTGAATGtctgtgtgaatgggtggatgtctggatatgtagagcgctttggggtccttagggactagaaagcgctatataaatacaggccatttaccatttaccataaagtcatagagaaaatgattacttcaagttattgcaaCTAAACCTACCTTCTATATCGGAAGATGTACTTAGGTTTACACTGGACTGGATGGAAATGAATTCTCTTTTAAATTTGGGGCAGAGTTTTAGAGTACTGAAGCATAGAGTACTGAAATATCATAGGTGAGAACAGTCTCATGTTGCAAAAGCACTAAAAAAACCCCAGTAAAGTCTGCAGATCTACATGCTGCCTGCCcagcataaaaacaaagagCACCAATGTCAACCAGTGACTCATGAAGGATGTGGCGCAAAGACCcagatatttttgtgttttacaaaccaaaacaaagtaaTGAGGCCACTGGCGTACAGTACATTCATCAGGTAGGAAATTAATCATACTGCTCCCTGGTGGTCAATCAAACTTATTGCAGCAATTTCAATTTAGATTTACTGGCATTTATGAAAATACATAGGTTGTTAAACGAGTACTTCTcataaaaaacagaacacacaaatgtaataaaacatcgTCTCCACTAATTATATGAAGGCTTGTTCATTTCTTCAAAGTCTGTTGTTATTCTTTCCACAAATTCCCGGCAACAATacctaaaaataacaacagGCCAAGGTTTCTGTTTGAAACAAACTTTTTCCAGCAGTCTTCTGTTTTGTTGATGTCTAATGTGTAAATCTACGAGAGAAGGAAATAAATATACTTCAATGGAAAACCCATTCTTAAAACACATGTTCGATTAGAATTTAATCTGTTACTCATTTAAATGTTGTATTAAAGTCGACCATGATCCTCACCTGGTGTGTCAGGTGCAATGCCACACCGGTCAGTACAGCATAGTAAGGGAGAGTCTGTTCAGCATTGACTCCAGCTATCACCAGTCCAGACATCATGGCCACAGCGAAGCCACTCAGCCAGGGTTTGGTTTGCTCCTGGAACCTCAGTGCAGTAGATTTGACTCCTACTTTGATGTCATCCTCCTTATCCTATTTATGAAAGACAAAACAACGCGAGGTCACAGTCAATCAAGGTCCCTACTTTAACATGGGACACATTAATCTCATGTTCACCTCAAAGGAAAACATCAATAAACACAGTAAACTGCAATCCTTAAACTGCATTTCTTAAATATAAAGGAACAGCTACCATTAACTCAcagtttaaattgtttttaaattagtttCAGTTTCTCGGTTCCTTTCTTCTTAAATTTACAGGTTCTCAACAGTCACTTTATTATGTATACCAGTTCACCTGGGCAAAAATCCCTTATTGATGCCTGAGGTTAGAGGAGAATGGACAGAAAGGAAGCTGATGGCAAGGTTAACTCAAATAACTACTCAGAAGAACATCTGCTAAAAAGCATCTCTCAACGCACAACacgatgggctacagcagcagaaaagcacATTGGGGGCTCCTGTCAGGAAATTGAAGCTATAATTTGAATGCTAAATTGGACAACAGATGACTGGAAAAACTGCTTTCCTGGTCTGGTCCTGATGACCTTGGTcatgatttctgctgcaacatttaaaTGGTagtgtcagaatttggcataaaaaaaaacacacatgttGCCAGGTATCATTGGTTCAGGGTAGTGTTGGTGTATGAGAGCGTTCTTTTAAATTTACTGCAATCAGCCTTTGGTTTAAGGAAAGAATTATGTTTAATAGGAACGAAGTGGTGCGATCTCTCAGGCCCACTACTTTACCTGATGTGCGTATATTGTGTCATATACCAGCGTCCACATCACTCCTGAGAAGTATAGCGGGAGACACACGGACCAATCACAAGAGCCTTTAATAGCGGACCAGCCGAGCAGAGCACCCCAGTTAAAAGTGAGTCCTAAAGTGAGAGGAGAGAACAAGAGAACAGCTATAGCTCTGGTAATCTGTAAAATATTAACTTTAGACAAAGAACACTACAAGATAACTTTGCACAGCACATACCCAACACAAACTGTGGCCAGTAAGTGAACCTCTTCATCAGCGGGTAGGTGATAACAAGAGATAAAGAAGCAGCACCCAGAGCTATACTGTCAGAGCATTTTGAACAATGTGAGGGAAAGACTGCAAAATAACTGATTAAATAATCACTTTTAGTTACACTATGAAAATTAACACTGTAGTAATATTGTGATCCAGTTCAACTGctgcaatgattttttttttctcatgactCGAAGGATTTAATCTAACCTATACACCTGTTCCTATCCTTCTACTTATATTTTCCTAATAAAATGTAATGAATGTTCATACATAAAATTGATTCTGAGTACCTGTAATAGTTGAGACACAAAAGAACCCCAAGTGCAAGTGAGAGCTGCCCTCCCAGGAAGACCAGCGCCTGCATTTGAGAAATCTCTCCTGATGCGATTGGTCGAGAGGCTGTGCGGGACACCTGcgcaaaaacacaaacaaatacgAACACTTTCAATTTATcagagctgaaaaataaagagacTCTTTGAGCAGGGGAGTGACAGTGACACAGGTAAGTCTAACGTCTGCTTGGCAATGGaagttttatttactttattgcaaAAACATGtccttttctttgtttggaGTCAGCTGTAAGAAAATCTCATTTACTTTTTTGTCAAAGTCTTTGTCCCACATGTCATTGATGGTGCAGCCGGCCCCTCTCATGAGAAGAGCACCTGTACCAAACAGTGTGAGCATGCCCAGATCTGGGAAGCATCCAGGGTTAGCAGCCAGAGCAATGCTCCATGTGCAGGGGAGGTACAGCAGCCATGTCCCTATGATTAAAAGGCAATGAATTTCAAGTGAATTAAACAAAGAAGTAAGATAAGAACAGAAACAAAGCCCACAAAGAGATGAATGCGCAGCCAATAGCTACATTAATCTGGTGACATTTTAACTGCGGTTTGGTTTTAGATGCATCTGTgcagtgacactgaaaaaatgCAGGGGCAAGATATTTTAGACTCACTGTCTTGCACAGTAATTACATAAGAGTTTTACAGTTTGGTAGGATTACTTTAAAGAACAATTTTAACCATTATTATCTACATCATGAGTTAGGGCTACATGCTTACAAAGATGCTTCCCTGTTAGTGGCAGTTAATAGCTCTACAAGGTCAAAGACGACGTGCTTATTTTAGCCATTTGTTTTCTAAAGACTGTATTAATGTTATATAGCttcttgttttgctttgttaacATGGTTAAAATGCTGCTAAAAATCGTTCTGGGCTTAAAGAGTGCATGTTTGGAATAAAGTCAAAATTCTGCAGTATTCTAGAcatcgatatttttttaaaaactgatacAGATAAAAGTCATTGCATAGCAGAAAATGAATGTGTTtaagcatgtagacatggtcataatgacctgctgaagttaaaCCTGAGTACATGAGCTTGCTTTGtcacagtgggaaggaaaagctcccttttaacagggagGGACGGCTATCTGccgcgactggttggggtgagcgAATGAACACACGACAACACAACAATGTGATGTTCATAAAAGTACAAACCTATAGGTTTGTCCAGCCTCATCAGCCGGAGGTACGGTTGGACGTGTACTGGTGCTGAATTTACTATAGTAGCAGCTGATAAACTGAACGGTCTTCTCCCGTTTTGCTGTGTTTCAAGAAGTCTTATTGATGACCAGATTGCAGATTGGTTCTTAGGCTTTCTCTTCCACACACGGGAGTCTGAGTGGGGCCCATCTCCAGCCTTTATCCCTTCCTTCTGGACGAAGCAGGTAGAAAGACATCGATAACAAGCTCCATGGTGGATCCTTTTCAGAGTGCTCAAAGCTAGCTTGGCTGGGAACATGGTGTCTCTCTGCAGTCATAAAGATCACCCctgcgcgcgcgcacacacacacacacacacacacacacacacacacacacacacagaaacagaaagacacacacgcaaacaaGGGTTTAACAAATGCATTTGCTACAACAGAAACAGAGATGTGTGAAACTTTTGGCTGAAACAACCtgactgttttagctgtttaggTAAGACACTGCACACACCTATATGAGACAAGCTGGTGTTACAGTCACAAGGCTAAGCTATCACTGAAAATATAATGAATGCTACCAACACGCTTGCTAACTCTAGTGTGATATAACGCCAAAGCAAGCTTACACTGAAGGTTACAGTAGAGAATATACCGATTTTAAAAAAGACCAAACGCTGGACAGATGACAACCAGATCAATGCTGCTGATACTTCCCTGCTGGGTCGTCATTGGTCGTCTATTCTTTGAGGCTGACAGACAAGTTGGAGGACCAGCGCCTCcaactggtgtggagtgtgCATCACAATTTCCTTACTAGTTAAATAAAAACCAGGTCGTATCTCACACTaactagtttttattttttattatggcagctccatattcagcaTTCTTTATCCAGTATATCCACTTTGGTTCCTCTGCACATGTACAAACAATCAGTAAGTTGGTTTTTGTGGTTTCTTTTGCAATCCTCAATGGGAAATAGCTTTCACTTTTTAACTTTACAAACAATACGGCTCCATTACGACTAAAATAACACCAATAAGCCCCAAGCTTAGtttcaatacaaaaaaaattcaaagtgagaaataaaacaaataagtcCTAAACAGATTCTTAAATTTACTTGTCAAGACAGGCTAGGGCTGTGGAATATGCAACATTACTGCACATGCAAAAAACATGTGACAAGTGTAAGCAGCAATACAACGGAAACCTCACTGCTCTTGCTGAACAGTGCTGCACAGGGCCCTGTTCCAAAGGGCTTCGGAGTTGACATAAAGCGGCAGTAAAGCGGCGATGTATGTCTGAGACAATACTGCCTAAACTTAAAGACTACAATGAGAGCAGAAACAGAGCAGTGTGGCTGGTTAAGTGGTGCAGTTGATAATGAAAAACATGCTTTCattttttactttgtggtatAAGTACTATTCACTGTGAGATGAGGAATGGCTGCATTCACCGCATTATAAGATCGTGAATGATACACCCTTAAGCCCCTTCTCGTTTGAGAGATGGTCGTTCCTTTTTTACACAAACGGCCTCCTGCTTAAAGCAGGGTACCTGTCTCGACAGGATATGCGCATCACGAACATATAAACAGTGAATCTGAAACATATTGAGCGAACAATTTAAATGCTGTGAAGACGTGATATATGACACAAATCTAGATCCTTTATTTCCCCCCTAGAATGTTTTAGCTTTCATCTGGCTGTAAAAGCCGGTCAAAAGTCGGCAACATCAGTATAAAATTTATCTGGGATACTAAGGCGATATTGGTAAAACTTTTCTTGAAAGCTTTTCTTGCTTTCTTTGTGACCTCTGCAGCTCAGCAAGCATCGTCACTGCAAGCACGTGGCCAACTGCCTGCGATAGAAACCGAGCCTGACAAAAAAAGGTTTCTGTTATAAATTTATAATAACAATAGCGcccatttatttaaatatgctGTGCTATATAACACTTACAGTATGGAGGATTTGTTAATAACTTTCATTGGACATTATAATACCTATATTGCCGGCCatagaaacagaaaacaacaccatcacaaaaacaaaagactttTAAAAGGGGGGCTTGGCGTTAAGGCATGAAATCTACGTACTTCCGGTTACTGTTTCCCCAGATTTCACAGTCCCTTAAAATGTTACAATGAAACTAAGCgtggaagtaaaaaaaaacaacaacaaaaaactccaTACCTTTTCGTGAAtattaacaaataaaaaacaaagacacatttGATCAAATtgatacaattaaaaaaagtaaacttAAGAAATCCTAGTTCGTATTAAACCAAAATATCCTCTCGTTATATCGAATCTCGTGTAACTGCTGGTAAATAACATTATGATATTTTGATTACTTACACAGCGGAGGTAGTTTTCaagtagttttattttgaagggttGGTGAGTTCTACGGAAGTGAAGTTGTTTTGTTGCGGTGACGGAAGCACAGGCCAGggagagtcacactcgcgggaAAAACGGAAACGTGTTCAGTGTTCATGCGACCTCCAGCCGCGGTTCAAAACTGCCTCCTAAGCCTCTTCCTGTCTTTGTGTGCATGCGTGAGTAAAAACCTTGCGTGCATCGCGCACTTTAGCGAGTTGCACATCTCGGCATTTTGTTAAAATAGGTAGGATCTGTTTATTCAGTTTGACTCGTTTTACGTCTCCTTCCTGTTGAATACACTACACTGAAAGTTAAATAGAAGTGTTGAGTTCTTTGTGTTGCCATATTTAAAGATAATATTAACAAAGCGTACTATCTCGCTTTCTCGCTCTCTTTTTTAAGTATTCATTTGTGCGTTTAACTTAATAACGGGTAACGAAGTAGCGTCGGATTATGTTGTGCTGCTTCTGTGCCTtgagaaaaataataatctgtTTTTTCAGTTGTCTAGGTGTGTCACTTAATGTGTAAGGCTGTGGGTTAAAAGAAGCATGCAAGATGGAAAACGGTATGTATCacaggctatgtccacacgtacccggttatttttgaaaacggagattttccgttttcgttttaaaaaataatcccgtccacacgtgaacgcagaaatgaaggaaaacgctgctaggaacatgccaaaacaacaggtggcgatatactcctaaccgtgtagaaatgttggccaatcagaagtgtagaagcctcggtgggaaatagtaaacaaaggctgtgtcccaattcagggtatgcacgcttgaagtacgcacactacgcgtactacgtataCGTAcggtgtatatatatatatatatatatatatatatatatatatatatatatatatatatatatatatatatatgtgtatataatgtgtgtgtgtgtatgtgtatatatatatatataatgtgtgtgtgtatatattagagatggaccgatccgatattaggtatcggtatcggtccgatactgacgtaaattactggatcggatatcggcgagaaataaaaatgtaatccgatccattaaatatcaaaaaagcacctcacaaaacttgcgacacggcgtaactcggctcataaccgtagcagtcggagcagtgtgcatcacgtgatagagcggctgtgtgtatttgtagcctcgctagcaaaccagcatttcatctccgaggaagttatcccagagagaagtaaagcaagtgtgtaagttcatctctgaatgtttgtaaagcgtaccTGCGTTAAGCTTAAccaccgatatatggagcgtctgcctcttctctctctccctctcctgccgctacttcatgaaactccttaatgatcagctgatcggcttttctgtcgccagtccgtctctcttctttgtttttggcccactttgcaccagaaagaggaaaccagcggctgaacaacagcagcacgtttaaccttgataagctgttgttagaatttatttaatattactttctagaccaggatccttttctacgtagctgacggctggtaactgtgcaggggcggatctagcaaagtttagccaggggggccgatagggcattaacagggaaaaggtgGGCACAAAggcatacttttctttcttattctcatttaaaatgtctagcttgtaataaataattatctgaatcttacacccaaagttttaatctgatgtaaaatgtatagaagtccattactgtatatagtaactgttaaatgTCTAATATACCccagtaagctatagtactttttcctttgggaagataccatctgtgaattctgcaattctgtagtagaaagatgttgaatctatttacttgaaaaataatttatttctgtgcattttttttcacactgcatcaaattaaagttgattatgtcgattaagcatcatgagatGGAGGGTGGgcggtggttccctattttttttttgctgggagtttgcaaccctattagttaggttgcttaatatttctgctaagtactctttaaaataccagaataggaaggatggagtaggtttaagtttattagattgatcagtattgctgaactatgaaatattttgggtgcagtgtattttttacatacaggtataacagagtagctttagtgttgttgtttaattaaacttgagtatgaatttatacaaaatgcagcaagatattaaagaaacagttttattgattaaaaaacacactatatcggattaatatcggtatcggcagatatccaaatttatgatatcggtatcggtatcggacataaaaaagtggtatcgtgccatctctagtatatatatatatatatatatatatatatatatatatatagagcttgaactctgggtcaaagatgcaagtagcagttaattatatttcctatcaccttaaatcttcactcaaagacatggaagctcggaaagctaagcagaagttatttggagaggagaggataatggctgctgaagaaagaatgccgttggttgaaaagagaggtaaaacgacttcagtgctgtggaaaccaatgttccctctaagctgcgcacgtgcgcaattgcacactgctggcacggtctctgtgcacagaaaatctgcgttgtgcacaaaaaaatctaacctgaattgaaattaaaattaaaactttaacaattctgttttgcagtgttagtcagtaagtgactggctgctcctgtatgggattagaacgatgccaccttatcctatagtccagccaataatgcgattcacattcgtatatacgcagccaatcaacgttgtTGACAGGCTATAACAGCGTCCTtgtgtgccgacaccggtgttttagctagcaaagcggtgtggctgatgtgcagtgaagccacattaatgacaacgtgtacaaccattggagatgtgagcaggacagacggaacaattgacggaaaaagtgtggactttataccagtttttaaattgtgttgataggccacgtaaaaccagagttatgataaaaaatatatgcaatgtttggttttcttcctgaatactgtcgttgtttatatttactgcgggaagaaacggtaaaaacggcgttttataaggaaaacggctcgaaagcactctccgcctgtgagcaaaaacaaaacaaaaccccccaccctttcctattggtcgaaaaaagtaccgtgtcgaccaatcaaaaaatgatatggcaacgtggcatctagttgttaagaaacggggaaagttttaggagtgacggcggtgttctgagatgtgagagatttgagacgtttagcgcaaatcttgtgtagttagtgtgtagtgtagttagggctgttcgatataacgatatatatcggatgacgatataaaaacgtctatcgtttcattttacgctatcgtttgtttcgtggtgtcgcaaaataaactgtttacggcaatattttttcattattttgatggtcactgtagtggctatattaatttcctaaagttctctctttctcttatatttaatataaccacactacagacggacaagcgcttgtttttatgcgttgtcgttagcaacaacgacggtaaaaccacctcgtgtccgcttgtttattttccacataaacctttcacaattaaactcaagatcctgttgagacttttcaaaataaactgaatcacgtgaaagattcagagtatttacggatgagaagtaaaaaagagccgtcaggtgctaaaaaataaaccttagactcaaacgttagaacaggcttttccccgcagcacactgtgtaataaatactcacaaagaaaacggcggctgttacaacctatgtctaaaaatgtatcgtttcatgcatcagttaaaacactggactccaggtacgcgacacccagctggaaacacttcacgcaagtcgagctgcccaacattcacagaatttacagaaaatgttacatttttgtgatttatatcgttatcggacgatagatgtcttaatatcgggatatgagattttggtcatatcgcacagccctaagtgtagtcaatagttttgttgtgtgtgtcagaacaatgaggcggctgctgaatgttacaggagtgatacatctcctgttgtcaggcctgcaggtatcaggctgttgttctcctttatctcataatagtggacagaaattattttttggagtggcacaaataatttgtgtggcatcatatttgatgcagaacagctgattgttctgcaaatggtttgaaatgtttatttaaaaaacgccttggctgcattaaaaaaaataaatagctgcaaaaaactttgttgtttgccaaactgagttagttatttgaagtagtaactatataattaattg includes these proteins:
- the mboat4 gene encoding ghrelin O-acyltransferase — protein: FPTYRYLFVSAGGSVLAVITMGIYSTLLFTSTLAFVLLVCCVDHSCIHTWAFLMQMLWQTFWHLLIQYREYYLHEPVSIRLFLAVSTLMLLTQRITSVSLDLQEKRGVLTPSKRQACVTLLPLISYILNFTTLLGGPLGSYGQFITLMEGINLTSPPRPLGVVFLKLMQVLMLEWVRFYLVYFLKYLIHDFNPGILYGILSTWCLGLVLRIQYYSHWKISECLNNAAGFGFWEDSSGDYFSKWSGLSDGDFWTTEASICMSQFTRRWNATTASWLRRLVYARHKHFPLFMCFGFSLWWHGLHLGHFVGFFTWAATVKADHHIHRNLFPNITPTQRKIYTFVNWINTQMVVTCIVIAVEFRNLSGLNLLSKTYIGLFPLVNIILLFIILNLNSLEQ
- the coq2 gene encoding 4-hydroxybenzoate polyprenyltransferase, mitochondrial isoform X1, which translates into the protein MFPAKLALSTLKRIHHGACYRCLSTCFVQKEGIKAGDGPHSDSRVWKRKPKNQSAIWSSIRLLETQQNGRRPFSLSAATIVNSAPVHVQPYLRLMRLDKPIGTWLLYLPCTWSIALAANPGCFPDLGMLTLFGTGALLMRGAGCTINDMWDKDFDKKVSRTASRPIASGEISQMQALVFLGGQLSLALGVLLCLNYYSIALGAASLSLVITYPLMKRFTYWPQFVLGLTFNWGALLGWSAIKGSCDWSVCLPLYFSGVMWTLVYDTIYAHQDKEDDIKVGVKSTALRFQEQTKPWLSGFAVAMMSGLVIAGVNAEQTLPYYAVLTGVALHLTHQIYTLDINKTEDCWKKFVSNRNLGLLLFLGIVAGNLWKE
- the coq2 gene encoding 4-hydroxybenzoate polyprenyltransferase, mitochondrial isoform X2; this translates as MRLDKPIGTWLLYLPCTWSIALAANPGCFPDLGMLTLFGTGALLMRGAGCTINDMWDKDFDKKVSRTASRPIASGEISQMQALVFLGGQLSLALGVLLCLNYYSIALGAASLSLVITYPLMKRFTYWPQFVLGLTFNWGALLGWSAIKGSCDWSVCLPLYFSGVMWTLVYDTIYAHQDKEDDIKVGVKSTALRFQEQTKPWLSGFAVAMMSGLVIAGVNAEQTLPYYAVLTGVALHLTHQIYTLDINKTEDCWKKFVSNRNLGLLLFLGIVAGNLWKE